The Terriglobia bacterium DNA segment TACGTCGTGGCCGCGGCTACCGCGACCTGAACTACCTGCTGCTCAAGGCGCAGCGGCTGGCCGCCACCAAGACCCAATTCCTGGTTCTTCAGAAAGCCGCATAGAATGCGCAGTTCACCAGATTCTTGTGCAGAACCGTTTTTACAAAGGCACTACCGGCATGGGCCGATTCAAGAGCATGGAGGAAAGCGGCGTAATCAGCGAAAAACAAAAACAGGAACTGCCCGCGTTTTGCAGGGCAATGGGGCAACAATTAGCCGAACTGGTTAAACAGATTCCTAAGCTCACCGAGCGTGACCTGCGCGAGCTGCCACTGCTGACGTACGGTTCCCAACTGCAAGGTTCCAACAACACGCTGATTGGCAAGAAGGCGATGAAAGAAGTGTTCTTGGTCATCGCTGAAATCGTCGGAAAACATATCGTGGAGCGAAGCGAGAGTAGGTTGAAAGTAGAAAATTCGGCGGGGCGAATTGTGCTGATTTCCCTCTCGCACGACCCGGATGTCTCGATTCAAGAAGTCGTGGCTGACCGTACGCACCACAGGGTCGCAATCGAGGTGAAAGGCGGCACGGATGTAAGCAACGCCCACAACCGCGCTGGCGAGGCGGAGAAGTCACACCAGAAGGCCAAGAGATTTGGGTTCCCTGAATTTTGGACGGTGATTTCCAAGAAAGGCTTGGAAATATTCAAACTCCAAAACGAATCGCCAACAACTAACCACTGGTTTGACGTGACAGAGATTCTTGCGCGACATGGCAAGGATTGGGAGAATTTTCGCCAGCGCTTGGCTGGCGCGGTTGGCATACCTGTGAGGGACCAAAGAACACCCACTGCTGGATCACCAAAGTAGCTTTCCGCGGTAAGTATCCTCCGGCAGAGCCGGAGGCTTTACGGGTCGCGGGCCCCTCAAAGGGGCCTGATCGCGACCCAAAGTCAAAACCGCTCGCTCCAGGCAGTACGGGTGAAAGCTGTGCGCTTGCAAAACCGCCACGCACAAGATTTATTGTGAGTCTTCCCGGCACTGACGTGTCGGGCTAGGTTCTGTCGCTCGCTTCGCGAGCTCACGACTCTGCACACGCGAGGGCGCTCGTGCCACAGGGACAGGTGGGAGCGGGAAGGCGAGAAACCCCCATAGATCAATTAAAATTTGCCGCGGCGGTCATTGTTTTTCAACCGTCCTGCCGGACTGACTGAGTTTTGGGATGCTAACCCAGCGATTAATCGCTGGGCTGCCATCAAGCGTCCCGGAGGGACGCGCGATCAAGGTCCGATATGCCGCATGTTCTCGTCGGCAACGGCAACAAGATGAGGAAAGCGTGGGCCTGCTCCCCGTGTGCCACAGGGACAGGTGGGAGCGGGAAGGCGAAAACTCCGGACCCTGTCTCGCGCGTTGATCCGCTCAGTGCAGGCTCCTCCCAGGCGAGACAAGGGTGGGGCAACCGCAGCATTTGTTTTGACGGAAAGGGGTGGGCCAACCCCCAAGTTTCTATGCATGGGGAATGCGTGGGCCCTCCAGGTTATTGAAGATGCGGGGACAACGGTTATGATGAGAAGCTATGGGCGAAAACGGCTTAGGCCGCGAGGTTCGCTCCGACGCGCGCGTGCGTCTGGAGATGCTTGCCATCGCCGCCGTGCTCGCCGTCGTCGTGCTGGGAGTGTT contains these protein-coding regions:
- a CDS encoding XcyI family restriction endonuclease, which codes for MQNRFYKGTTGMGRFKSMEESGVISEKQKQELPAFCRAMGQQLAELVKQIPKLTERDLRELPLLTYGSQLQGSNNTLIGKKAMKEVFLVIAEIVGKHIVERSESRLKVENSAGRIVLISLSHDPDVSIQEVVADRTHHRVAIEVKGGTDVSNAHNRAGEAEKSHQKAKRFGFPEFWTVISKKGLEIFKLQNESPTTNHWFDVTEILARHGKDWENFRQRLAGAVGIPVRDQRTPTAGSPK